The Lasioglossum baleicum unplaced genomic scaffold, iyLasBale1 scaffold0021, whole genome shotgun sequence genome contains a region encoding:
- the LOC143219157 gene encoding uncharacterized protein LOC143219157 isoform X5 has translation MTSLILENADLNRLFPKCRPRGGPPPSPGASTQISQPHESLCQKEAASVTTNLTTSLTSTFATTFANTLTTTLAIASKNTHSNHSRAIPEDMIDLERDISDRATSMVSSFAGDSQLSVGVSGGNGSISGPLGTFSSLGTLNAKPLSSSSSSASGRSEDAPQYGSLPGSDHQGHSQQDDSGPEESPVYILTSAKGDFSYKLTDSRIIEIAGGREVFSQSRGKVAARKSRFLAASNSLNNEDTQTDNKLSVKRNNKSPNTQTIWELRSRCGDTRKQRSNREVTETVFASEIHSVRHNPTKSILDYDSPKSNHTNRIINYDSILNSNNVEYGIPKNITDIDYGLSKSCIDYQSNHTTPARSMAIVSDGEVVVFDDIDDNWQNLRLDLSSNNTNQVTSTNLNHESEESQRGRIPPEPLSSSIGSTPSPTTAYHRNTSEFFKVVTPASDCEVDSPSSERNHKVARVIGELPIAQYSESPRRYGVRDTQLPCLLSSPSVYMTPRPGFPQRVLPTTPSHNEKEDTSADIIIEKAVVETNMNYSDDQAVNVSPPPPKLEDEEEDSLKPSTLHTDNISNLVSSGGSTFDYLYEFSETRKVLEEFFKCPPPLKEKENSTESFPFQDLDYELRRQGGSAYVGQRLASGPPTTEEVLVHESPKKQRTDYTQNTGEHENNFLDLSVGTGSSEDLGETEVGLQVGHSRNFTLSPEMTDCDSNCGDLDSEVSLMMMDNELIPASGLLGSVGDLGNNSDSLRIYTSMPVLEDGLSSGHASDTDNNNPTVMLMKRQINEIEKEIIQRSRVNDTGYPTAAESESTGKDLSGLTVSKDILHSLKSSSPDLFVPKKENSYDANELQLDGLDPLGTPPPPAPQARQTVNLEIGGEVEAAIKDIRMALQRTKTLPVKPSTEEPLEPNVSPIWIPSLSDGRRRICVENNSEDSELRRAGEEADVEIEEGPDEEEADTDLETDRLLGQQRTDDQGFYDDKGWRKPKTRTMLPPMSGKLSTPKQTPPKSLTVAPVESPLVPAEPLASTSACVSTSASASISPPPVVSIIQPPPSDCDVTTPTQLTTSPQKTPAKNSPSSPQSLKESSNKVKKDKEEKKKSRNKEVLIEGVLFRARYLGSTQLVCEGEPTKSTRMCQAEEAVSRIKEGPLATGMQATQLNYGGQHGFGRCSIASQGSLEEDECDSSEELIGNASGGGQSESQTAGLQPKLAPISGSMKPTTVFRLHFLGSVEVEEEGRRKRLNNHIVREAVTKIKVRPPTLRFFIIYLYSTL, from the exons ATGACAAGCCTGATCTTGGAAAACGCAGACTTGAACCGACTTTTCCCAAAATGTCGGCCTAGGGGTGGCCCACCCCCGAGTCCGGGGGCCTCCACGCAGATCAGTCAGCCGCATGAGAGCCTCTGCCAAAAGGAGGCCGCCTCTGTTACCACCAACCTCACGACTAGCCTCACGAGTACATTCGCGACTACGTTCGCAAACACTCTCACAACCACCCTCGCAATCGCCTCCAAGAACACACATTCGAACCACTCACGCGCGATACCGGAAGACATGATCGACCTCGAGCGCGACATTTCCGATAG GGCAACGAGCATGGTGTCCAGTTTCGCAGGTGATAGTCAACTGTCCGTTGGAGTCAGTGGTGGCAATGGCAGTATTAGTGGTCCACTTGGAACATTTAGTTCACTTGGCACACTCAATGCAAAACCACTTTCTTCGAGCTCTTCGTCTGCCTCTGGGCGCAGTGAAGATGCTCCGCAGTATGGTAGCCTTCCAGGTAGCGATCATCAGGGCCACTCGCAACAAGATGATAGCGGGCCTGAAGAAAGCCCCGTGTATATTTTGACATCCGCCAAGGGTGACTTCAGTTACAAATTAACAGATTCCAG AATTATAGAAATTGCTGGCGGGCGAGAAGTTTTTTCTCAAAGTAGGGGTAAAGTAGCAGCTAGAAAATCACGCTTTCTTGCTGCATCAAATTCCTTAAATAACGAAGACACTCAAACAGATAACAAGTTGTCAgttaaaagaaataataaatctcCGAATACACAGACTATATGGGAATTAAGGAGCCG ATGTGGCGACACAAGAAAGCAGCGCTCTAATAGAGAAGTAACAGAAACTGTATTCGCTTCAGAAATACATTCTGTGCGACATAATCCAACAAAATCTATCCTCGACTATGATTCTCCTAAAAGCAATCACACCAATCGTATTATTAATTATGATTCAATTTTGAATAGCAATAATGTAGAATATGGTATACCAAAAAATATTACGGATATTGATTATGGATTGTCAAAAAGCTGCATAGATTATCAATCGAACCACACAACACCGGCAAGAAGCATGGCTATCGTCAGCGATGGTGAAGTAGTCGTTTTCGACGACATTGATGATAATTGGCAAAATTTACGACTAGATTTATCTTCTAATAATACAAACCAAGTTACATCTACTAATTTAAATCATGAGTCTGAAGAGTCTCAAAGAGGCCGTATTCCTCCGGAACCTCTGAGCTCTAGTATTGGAAGTACTCCAAGCCCGACAACAGCGTATCATCGTAATACTTCAGAGTTCTTTAAG GTGGTTACACCAGCTAGTGATTGCGAAGTAGATTCACCATCTTCAGAACGTAATCACAAAGTAGCAAGAGTGATTGGTGAATTACCGATAGCACAGTATTCAGAAAGTCCAAGACGTTATGGAGTACGCGATACTCAACTTCCTTGCCTTTTGTCGTCACCATCTGTGTACATGACACCAAGACCTGGTTTTCCGCAAAGAGTGTTACCAACAACACCGAGTCACAATGAG AAGGAAGATACTTCTGCAGATATTATCATAGAAAAGGCTGTGGTAGAAACAAATATGAATTACTCCGATGATCAAGCAGTAAATGTTTCTCCTCCACCTCCGAAACTCGAAGACGAAGAGGAAGACTCTTTAAAACCGTCAACTTTACACACCGATAACATCAGCAATCTAGTATCATCCGGTGGTAGCACATTTGATTATTTATACGAGTTTTCAGAAACTCGAAAAGTGTTAGAGGAATTTTTCAAATGTCCACCGCCattaaaagaaaaggaaaacagCACAGAATCTTTtccatttcag GATCTTGATTACGAACTACGAAGACAAGGAGGGAGTGCTTATGTCGGTCAACGTTTAGCAAGCGGACCACCAACTACAGAAGAAGTTTTGGTACATGAATCTCCTAAAAAACAAAGAACTGATTATACACAAAAT ACTGGTGAACACGAAAACAATTTCTTAGACCTTTCGGTTGGTACTGGTAGCAGTGAAGATCTTGGCGAAACAGAAGTTGGACTGCAAGTCGGACATTCTCGCAATTTTACGTTAAGTCCCGAGATGACCGATTGTGATAGTAACTGTGGAGATCTTGATAGCGAAGTTTCCTTAATGATGATGGACAATGAATTGATACCAGCCAGTGGTCTTCTTGGATCTGTCGGCGATTTGGGAAACAATTCGGATTCCTTAAGAATATACACTAGCATGCCGGTTCTTGAGGATGGTTTGTCCAGCGGTCATGCTAGCGATACCGATAATAATAATCCAACAGTAATGTTGATGAAGCGACAAATTAATGAAATCGAGAAGGAGATTATTCAAAGAAGTCGTGTAAACGACACTGGCTATCCTACTGCAGCAGAAAGTGAATCAACTGGGAAAGACCTCTCCGGTTTAACCGTCAGCAAAGATATTTTGCAttctttaaaatcttcatcgccGGATTTGTTTGTTCCTAAGAAAGAAAATTCGTATGACGCGAATGAATTGCAACTTGATGGTCTGGATCCTCTTGGTACACCTCCACCCCCAGCACCTCAAGCTAGACAAACAGTCAATTTAGAAATAGGTGGCGAAGTTGAAGCTGCTATTAAAGATATTAGAATGGCATTACAAAGGACTAAGACTTTACCTGTTAAGCCGTCAACAGAAGAACCATTGGAACCTAATGTCAGTCCGATTTGGATACCAAG TTTATCGGATGGCAGGCGGAGAATTTGCGTAGAAAATAACAGTGAAGACTCGGAATTGCGACGCGCGGGTGAAGAAGCAGACGTTGAAATCGAGGAAGGACCAGACGAAGAGGAGGCAGACACTGATCTCGAAACTGATCGTTTACTTGGTCAACAAAGAACAGACGATCAGGGTTTTTACGATGACAAG GGGTGGAGGAAGCCTAAGACTAGGACAATGTTACCACCGATGAGTGGAAAACTGTCAACACCTAAACAAACTCCCCCGAAAAGCCTGACTGTCGCTCCGGTAGAAAGCCCGCTAGTACCTGCAGAACCTTTAGCTTCGACCTCTGCCTGTGTATCCACTTCTGCTTCAGCCTCTATTTCGCCTCCTCCGGTAGTTTCCATTATTCAACCACCACCATCCGATTGTGATGTTACCACTCCTACGCAACTCACAACAAGTCCGCAGAAGACTCCAGCAAAAAATTCTCCCTCGTCCCCTCAGAGTCTCAAGGAATCCAGCAACAAGGTGAAAAAG GAtaaagaagagaagaagaaaagcAGAAACAAAGAAG TTTTGATCGAGGGTGTCCTGTTTCGAGCGAGATACCTCGGATCTACTCAGCTCGTCTGCGAAGGAGAACCCACTAAATCTACCCGCATGTGCCAGGCGGAGGAAGCTGTCTCCAGGATAAAG
- the LOC143219157 gene encoding uncharacterized protein LOC143219157 isoform X4, giving the protein MTSLILENADLNRLFPKCRPRGGPPPSPGASTQISQPHESLCQKEAASVTTNLTTSLTSTFATTFANTLTTTLAIASKNTHSNHSRAIPEDMIDLERDISDRATSMVSSFAGDSQLSVGVSGGNGSISGPLGTFSSLGTLNAKPLSSSSSSASGRSEDAPQYGSLPGSDHQGHSQQDDSGPEESPVYILTSAKGDFSYKLTDSRIIEIAGGREVFSQSRGKVAARKSRFLAASNSLNNEDTQTDNKLSVKRNNKSPNTQTIWELRSRCGDTRKQRSNREVTETVFASEIHSVRHNPTKSILDYDSPKSNHTNRIINYDSILNSNNVEYGIPKNITDIDYGLSKSCIDYQSNHTTPARSMAIVSDGEVVVFDDIDDNWQNLRLDLSSNNTNQVTSTNLNHESEESQRGRIPPEPLSSSIGSTPSPTTAYHRNTSEFFKVVTPASDCEVDSPSSERNHKVARVIGELPIAQYSESPRRYGVRDTQLPCLLSSPSVYMTPRPGFPQRVLPTTPSHNEKEDTSADIIIEKAVVETNMNYSDDQAVNVSPPPPKLEDEEEDSLKPSTLHTDNISNLVSSGGSTFDYLYEFSETRKVLEEFFKCPPPLKEKENSTESFPFQDLDYELRRQGGSAYVGQRLASGPPTTEEVLVHESPKKQRTDYTQNTGEHENNFLDLSVGTGSSEDLGETEVGLQVGHSRNFTLSPEMTDCDSNCGDLDSEVSLMMMDNELIPASGLLGSVGDLGNNSDSLRIYTSMPVLEDGLSSGHASDTDNNNPTVMLMKRQINEIEKEIIQRSRVNDTGYPTAAESESTGKDLSGLTVSKDILHSLKSSSPDLFVPKKENSYDANELQLDGLDPLGTPPPPAPQARQTVNLEIGGEVEAAIKDIRMALQRTKTLPVKPSTEEPLEPNVSPIWIPSLSDGRRRICVENNSEDSELRRAGEEADVEIEEGPDEEEADTDLETDRLLGQQRTDDQGFYDDKGWRKPKTRTMLPPMSGKLSTPKQTPPKSLTVAPVESPLVPAEPLASTSACVSTSASASISPPPVVSIIQPPPSDCDVTTPTQLTTSPQKTPAKNSPSSPQSLKESSNKVKKDKEEKKKSRNKEALLDDPSVLIEGVLFRARYLGSTQLVCEGEPTKSTRMCQAEEAVSRIKEGPLATGMQATQLNYGGQHGFGRCSIASQGSLEEDECDSSEELIGNASGGGQSESQTAGLQPKLAPISGSMKPTTVFRLHFLGSVEVEEEGRRKRLNNHIVREAVTKIKVRPPTLRFFIIYLYSTL; this is encoded by the exons ATGACAAGCCTGATCTTGGAAAACGCAGACTTGAACCGACTTTTCCCAAAATGTCGGCCTAGGGGTGGCCCACCCCCGAGTCCGGGGGCCTCCACGCAGATCAGTCAGCCGCATGAGAGCCTCTGCCAAAAGGAGGCCGCCTCTGTTACCACCAACCTCACGACTAGCCTCACGAGTACATTCGCGACTACGTTCGCAAACACTCTCACAACCACCCTCGCAATCGCCTCCAAGAACACACATTCGAACCACTCACGCGCGATACCGGAAGACATGATCGACCTCGAGCGCGACATTTCCGATAG GGCAACGAGCATGGTGTCCAGTTTCGCAGGTGATAGTCAACTGTCCGTTGGAGTCAGTGGTGGCAATGGCAGTATTAGTGGTCCACTTGGAACATTTAGTTCACTTGGCACACTCAATGCAAAACCACTTTCTTCGAGCTCTTCGTCTGCCTCTGGGCGCAGTGAAGATGCTCCGCAGTATGGTAGCCTTCCAGGTAGCGATCATCAGGGCCACTCGCAACAAGATGATAGCGGGCCTGAAGAAAGCCCCGTGTATATTTTGACATCCGCCAAGGGTGACTTCAGTTACAAATTAACAGATTCCAG AATTATAGAAATTGCTGGCGGGCGAGAAGTTTTTTCTCAAAGTAGGGGTAAAGTAGCAGCTAGAAAATCACGCTTTCTTGCTGCATCAAATTCCTTAAATAACGAAGACACTCAAACAGATAACAAGTTGTCAgttaaaagaaataataaatctcCGAATACACAGACTATATGGGAATTAAGGAGCCG ATGTGGCGACACAAGAAAGCAGCGCTCTAATAGAGAAGTAACAGAAACTGTATTCGCTTCAGAAATACATTCTGTGCGACATAATCCAACAAAATCTATCCTCGACTATGATTCTCCTAAAAGCAATCACACCAATCGTATTATTAATTATGATTCAATTTTGAATAGCAATAATGTAGAATATGGTATACCAAAAAATATTACGGATATTGATTATGGATTGTCAAAAAGCTGCATAGATTATCAATCGAACCACACAACACCGGCAAGAAGCATGGCTATCGTCAGCGATGGTGAAGTAGTCGTTTTCGACGACATTGATGATAATTGGCAAAATTTACGACTAGATTTATCTTCTAATAATACAAACCAAGTTACATCTACTAATTTAAATCATGAGTCTGAAGAGTCTCAAAGAGGCCGTATTCCTCCGGAACCTCTGAGCTCTAGTATTGGAAGTACTCCAAGCCCGACAACAGCGTATCATCGTAATACTTCAGAGTTCTTTAAG GTGGTTACACCAGCTAGTGATTGCGAAGTAGATTCACCATCTTCAGAACGTAATCACAAAGTAGCAAGAGTGATTGGTGAATTACCGATAGCACAGTATTCAGAAAGTCCAAGACGTTATGGAGTACGCGATACTCAACTTCCTTGCCTTTTGTCGTCACCATCTGTGTACATGACACCAAGACCTGGTTTTCCGCAAAGAGTGTTACCAACAACACCGAGTCACAATGAG AAGGAAGATACTTCTGCAGATATTATCATAGAAAAGGCTGTGGTAGAAACAAATATGAATTACTCCGATGATCAAGCAGTAAATGTTTCTCCTCCACCTCCGAAACTCGAAGACGAAGAGGAAGACTCTTTAAAACCGTCAACTTTACACACCGATAACATCAGCAATCTAGTATCATCCGGTGGTAGCACATTTGATTATTTATACGAGTTTTCAGAAACTCGAAAAGTGTTAGAGGAATTTTTCAAATGTCCACCGCCattaaaagaaaaggaaaacagCACAGAATCTTTtccatttcag GATCTTGATTACGAACTACGAAGACAAGGAGGGAGTGCTTATGTCGGTCAACGTTTAGCAAGCGGACCACCAACTACAGAAGAAGTTTTGGTACATGAATCTCCTAAAAAACAAAGAACTGATTATACACAAAAT ACTGGTGAACACGAAAACAATTTCTTAGACCTTTCGGTTGGTACTGGTAGCAGTGAAGATCTTGGCGAAACAGAAGTTGGACTGCAAGTCGGACATTCTCGCAATTTTACGTTAAGTCCCGAGATGACCGATTGTGATAGTAACTGTGGAGATCTTGATAGCGAAGTTTCCTTAATGATGATGGACAATGAATTGATACCAGCCAGTGGTCTTCTTGGATCTGTCGGCGATTTGGGAAACAATTCGGATTCCTTAAGAATATACACTAGCATGCCGGTTCTTGAGGATGGTTTGTCCAGCGGTCATGCTAGCGATACCGATAATAATAATCCAACAGTAATGTTGATGAAGCGACAAATTAATGAAATCGAGAAGGAGATTATTCAAAGAAGTCGTGTAAACGACACTGGCTATCCTACTGCAGCAGAAAGTGAATCAACTGGGAAAGACCTCTCCGGTTTAACCGTCAGCAAAGATATTTTGCAttctttaaaatcttcatcgccGGATTTGTTTGTTCCTAAGAAAGAAAATTCGTATGACGCGAATGAATTGCAACTTGATGGTCTGGATCCTCTTGGTACACCTCCACCCCCAGCACCTCAAGCTAGACAAACAGTCAATTTAGAAATAGGTGGCGAAGTTGAAGCTGCTATTAAAGATATTAGAATGGCATTACAAAGGACTAAGACTTTACCTGTTAAGCCGTCAACAGAAGAACCATTGGAACCTAATGTCAGTCCGATTTGGATACCAAG TTTATCGGATGGCAGGCGGAGAATTTGCGTAGAAAATAACAGTGAAGACTCGGAATTGCGACGCGCGGGTGAAGAAGCAGACGTTGAAATCGAGGAAGGACCAGACGAAGAGGAGGCAGACACTGATCTCGAAACTGATCGTTTACTTGGTCAACAAAGAACAGACGATCAGGGTTTTTACGATGACAAG GGGTGGAGGAAGCCTAAGACTAGGACAATGTTACCACCGATGAGTGGAAAACTGTCAACACCTAAACAAACTCCCCCGAAAAGCCTGACTGTCGCTCCGGTAGAAAGCCCGCTAGTACCTGCAGAACCTTTAGCTTCGACCTCTGCCTGTGTATCCACTTCTGCTTCAGCCTCTATTTCGCCTCCTCCGGTAGTTTCCATTATTCAACCACCACCATCCGATTGTGATGTTACCACTCCTACGCAACTCACAACAAGTCCGCAGAAGACTCCAGCAAAAAATTCTCCCTCGTCCCCTCAGAGTCTCAAGGAATCCAGCAACAAGGTGAAAAAG GAtaaagaagagaagaagaaaagcAGAAACAAAGAAG CTCTCCTCGATGATCCTTCAGTTTTGATCGAGGGTGTCCTGTTTCGAGCGAGATACCTCGGATCTACTCAGCTCGTCTGCGAAGGAGAACCCACTAAATCTACCCGCATGTGCCAGGCGGAGGAAGCTGTCTCCAGGATAAAG